A stretch of Lentisphaera araneosa HTCC2155 DNA encodes these proteins:
- a CDS encoding TIM barrel protein, which yields MGSQEKIDRRSLLTGVVAGLASSSCLSSQVKNQDHYPFKKSFCYWPYRNIWSIDQMIEVANKLNCQGIELVDPKHWQKLKDAGLECSLSTSHPFTKGMNHINFHDANIAKLKERIDLCKKFGFPSVITFVGYHDSSPNGGGKVSPKDGIKNCIKAYEKILPYAEKQGITIQMEILNSRVTEKMKGHPGFAGDTVEYCGEIIRHFNSDNFKLLFDIYHVQVMQGDLITRINNNIDIIGHIHTAGCPGRNELNDQQEINYPAVIKALKDNMYKGYVTHEFLPTTDPYKGLQQAFEVCSPRV from the coding sequence ATGGGGAGTCAAGAAAAAATAGATCGCCGCTCACTTTTAACTGGCGTAGTTGCAGGACTCGCTTCAAGTTCATGCCTCTCAAGCCAAGTTAAAAATCAAGATCATTATCCTTTTAAAAAATCCTTTTGTTACTGGCCCTATAGGAATATTTGGTCAATTGATCAGATGATTGAAGTTGCAAATAAACTAAATTGTCAAGGAATTGAATTAGTCGACCCCAAGCACTGGCAGAAACTCAAAGATGCTGGCCTTGAATGCTCACTGAGCACCTCGCACCCCTTCACTAAAGGCATGAATCATATAAATTTTCACGATGCCAACATTGCCAAACTAAAAGAGCGTATTGACCTCTGCAAAAAGTTTGGCTTCCCCTCTGTCATTACCTTTGTCGGCTACCATGATAGCAGTCCCAATGGTGGAGGTAAAGTTTCGCCAAAAGATGGCATTAAGAATTGTATTAAAGCCTACGAAAAAATTCTTCCTTATGCTGAGAAACAGGGCATCACTATCCAAATGGAAATTTTGAACTCACGAGTGACTGAAAAAATGAAAGGTCATCCAGGTTTTGCTGGAGATACCGTTGAGTACTGCGGAGAAATCATTCGCCACTTCAATTCAGATAATTTTAAACTGCTCTTCGATATCTATCACGTCCAAGTGATGCAGGGTGATTTAATCACTCGAATAAACAATAACATCGACATTATCGGACATATCCATACCGCCGGATGCCCCGGTAGAAATGAATTAAATGACCAGCAGGAAATCAACTACCCCGCCGTGATAAAAGCTCTTAAGGACAATATGTACAAAGGCTACGTAACTCACGAGTTCCTGCCTACAACTGATCCATACAAAGGACTTCAACAAGCTTTTGAAGTTTGCTCCCCCCGCGTTTAA
- a CDS encoding sulfatase has protein sequence MMTKLSTIFLLLSVSLSALAALPNILFIFSDDHATQAVGSYGSIINSTPNIDRIASEGIRFDRCLVTNAICGPSRATILTGKYSHLNGFYKNDMYFDGRQITFPKLLRQAGYQTAVIGKWHLASLPTGFDHFEVITGYGGQGKYYHPVMNRNGEPTKHRGYTTEVITKLNMEWLKNQRDPNKPFMLMMQHKAPHRAWLPSPKYMNAFKDKKFPKPANLHTDYQGKASHVKKQDMMIKDSMNPGDLKLTPPKYLDGADLANWHKAYDEENAAFAKAKLSGKALRSWNYQRYIRDYVRCVQSIDDSIGEVLNYLDESGLAENTLLIYSSDQGFFLGEHGWFDKRFMYEEALRTPLVMRWPGKIKAGSVDSHITSNLDFAQTFLEVAGVKVPAEMQGASLLPIMKGQQPENWRESFYYHYYGYPDWHLVQKHCGVTDGRYKLIHFYTTDEWELYDRKNDPEENINRASDPEFKSILQNMRKKLSQQRIQLKVPSDEEVIQQFKHLEKENSYLKWGVKKK, from the coding sequence ATGATGACAAAACTCTCTACAATATTCCTCTTGCTTAGCGTCTCGCTAAGTGCCCTCGCAGCTCTGCCCAACATCCTCTTTATATTTTCGGATGATCACGCAACTCAAGCTGTAGGAAGCTACGGTTCAATAATTAATTCAACCCCAAATATTGATCGCATCGCGAGTGAAGGAATTCGCTTCGACCGATGTCTCGTGACCAACGCCATTTGTGGCCCCAGCCGAGCCACTATCCTTACCGGTAAATACTCTCATCTCAATGGCTTTTATAAAAATGATATGTACTTCGATGGCAGGCAAATCACTTTCCCGAAATTGCTTCGCCAAGCGGGTTATCAAACTGCGGTCATTGGCAAATGGCACCTTGCGAGTCTGCCCACGGGTTTTGATCACTTTGAAGTTATCACGGGGTATGGGGGACAAGGCAAGTACTATCACCCCGTCATGAACCGTAATGGAGAGCCCACTAAGCACCGCGGCTACACAACAGAGGTCATCACCAAGCTCAATATGGAATGGCTAAAGAATCAACGCGACCCCAACAAACCCTTTATGCTGATGATGCAACATAAAGCTCCCCACCGCGCCTGGCTTCCTTCCCCAAAATACATGAATGCCTTTAAAGATAAGAAGTTCCCCAAGCCCGCCAACCTCCATACCGATTATCAAGGCAAGGCGAGTCATGTCAAAAAACAAGATATGATGATTAAAGACTCCATGAATCCTGGCGACTTAAAACTCACACCTCCGAAATACTTGGATGGTGCGGACCTCGCAAATTGGCATAAGGCTTATGACGAGGAGAATGCGGCCTTCGCAAAAGCTAAGCTGAGTGGGAAAGCTTTGCGCTCATGGAATTATCAGCGCTATATCCGCGACTACGTTCGCTGTGTCCAATCAATTGATGACTCAATTGGAGAAGTCCTCAACTACCTCGATGAAAGTGGCCTCGCAGAAAACACCCTGCTTATTTACTCTTCAGATCAAGGATTCTTCCTCGGTGAGCATGGTTGGTTCGATAAACGCTTCATGTATGAAGAAGCCCTGCGCACTCCACTCGTGATGCGTTGGCCTGGAAAAATCAAAGCTGGTTCAGTTGATTCTCACATTACATCTAACCTTGATTTTGCTCAGACTTTTCTAGAAGTTGCCGGAGTCAAAGTACCTGCAGAGATGCAGGGGGCCAGCCTTCTCCCCATCATGAAAGGACAACAGCCTGAAAACTGGCGAGAGAGCTTTTATTATCATTACTATGGTTACCCCGACTGGCACTTGGTGCAAAAACACTGCGGTGTCACCGATGGTCGCTACAAACTTATTCATTTTTATACCACCGATGAGTGGGAACTCTATGATCGAAAAAATGACCCTGAAGAAAATATTAACCGCGCCTCAGACCCGGAATTTAAAAGTATTTTACAAAACATGCGCAAGAAACTCTCTCAGCAGCGAATACAACTGAAAGTACCTTCCGATGAGGAAGTCATTCAGCAATTCAAACATCTTGAAAAGGAAAATTCGTACCTAAAATGGGGAGTCAAGAAAAAATAG
- a CDS encoding protein kinase domain-containing protein has product MDEKNLDKTPEMIPHLMDHFDAAFNEHEQEYLRLLEELEIGDERYEVNSTVNEGGMKYIFDTYDGLTKRSVAKAIMKNSADQETVKNFIREARITASLEHPNIVPVHDIGIEDEIEPFFTMKLLHGENLQDILDQLKAGNSQYEKLYPRVELLNIFLKICDAVAFAHSKNVLHLDLKPANIQVNEYGEVLLCDWGLARQLQNTGDEVLDDPELDNLKNDSIELTQDGILKGSPGYMAPEQITSSVGARSYTTDIYCLGAILYSILTLKRSIEGSNLKEIVAKTLKGQITPPINRSPEREISRSMNAVTIKAMTLDPNDRYQTVNELSKEVKAFLQGFATEAEGAGFFTLLKLLFKRHKEVCALIAGSVFLIVIITASFMESLKDEREAAIAAEQMARRAEGQEKVARKNAEAAQFKAERADARSMEIRKQTAIHLLDFARKEYQKSSYQHSLELVEKSLLSDPQLMEARYYYALYLFGFHKFSQALEELNNYQGPLETEWLRKFCIEAQKETYDNFVTSSTFTKILKDMKTLKRHQRLRHHFLSLATYIYPEEQRWKFARAHLKEMSVANFKFDLSENLGGTFALSIAGSKGIYDITALNNLPISELDASNTDIDDILATAQMPIEKLNISFTHVHDILPLEGKAIKDINIWKTNVRNLRHISTAPLEVIHLNNKWSDLRYLEGIKSLRTVYLSRYTFNEAILNRIQSQKPQELELIFVD; this is encoded by the coding sequence GCAGCGTGGCCAAGGCCATCATGAAAAATTCTGCTGACCAAGAAACCGTTAAAAACTTTATTCGCGAAGCCCGCATAACGGCTTCACTCGAACACCCGAATATCGTTCCTGTTCACGACATCGGCATAGAAGACGAGATCGAACCTTTTTTTACCATGAAGTTATTGCACGGCGAAAACTTACAGGACATCCTCGATCAGCTTAAAGCAGGAAATTCCCAGTACGAAAAACTCTATCCTCGGGTCGAATTACTCAACATATTTCTTAAGATTTGCGACGCGGTGGCTTTTGCTCACTCAAAAAACGTTTTACACCTCGACCTCAAACCGGCGAATATCCAAGTCAATGAATATGGTGAGGTATTGCTTTGTGATTGGGGCTTAGCTCGACAATTACAGAATACTGGAGACGAAGTTTTAGATGATCCCGAATTAGATAACTTAAAAAACGATTCGATTGAACTGACTCAAGACGGCATCCTCAAAGGGAGTCCTGGCTACATGGCTCCCGAACAAATTACTAGCTCTGTGGGTGCTCGATCATATACAACTGACATCTACTGCCTTGGGGCAATCCTCTATTCAATCCTCACACTCAAGCGCTCAATCGAAGGCTCAAATTTAAAGGAAATAGTGGCTAAAACCCTTAAAGGCCAAATCACCCCACCGATCAATCGCAGCCCCGAGCGAGAAATATCGCGCAGTATGAATGCTGTGACCATCAAAGCCATGACTTTGGATCCGAATGATCGCTACCAAACTGTGAATGAATTATCTAAAGAAGTCAAAGCTTTCCTACAAGGTTTTGCAACCGAAGCAGAAGGCGCTGGTTTCTTCACGCTCTTAAAACTCCTCTTCAAACGTCACAAAGAAGTATGTGCACTCATTGCTGGATCAGTCTTTCTCATCGTTATTATCACCGCAAGCTTTATGGAAAGTCTCAAAGATGAACGGGAGGCCGCTATTGCAGCTGAACAAATGGCCCGCCGTGCCGAAGGGCAAGAAAAAGTCGCTCGTAAAAATGCTGAAGCCGCCCAGTTTAAAGCCGAAAGAGCTGATGCACGCAGTATGGAGATTCGTAAGCAAACAGCTATTCACTTACTCGATTTTGCCCGTAAAGAATATCAAAAAAGTAGCTACCAGCACTCATTAGAACTTGTCGAAAAATCGCTACTCTCTGATCCCCAGCTCATGGAAGCTCGTTATTATTACGCGCTCTATCTTTTTGGTTTTCACAAATTCTCTCAAGCACTCGAAGAGCTCAATAACTATCAAGGACCTTTAGAAACTGAATGGCTTCGCAAATTTTGCATCGAAGCTCAAAAAGAAACTTACGACAATTTCGTTACCTCATCGACTTTTACCAAAATTTTAAAAGATATGAAGACCCTCAAGCGTCACCAAAGACTACGCCACCATTTCCTCTCCCTCGCTACTTACATCTACCCAGAAGAGCAACGCTGGAAATTTGCTCGGGCTCACCTCAAAGAAATGAGTGTCGCCAACTTTAAATTTGACTTAAGTGAGAACCTAGGAGGAACCTTTGCTCTCTCTATTGCCGGTAGCAAAGGCATTTATGATATTACGGCTCTTAACAACCTGCCAATCTCGGAACTCGATGCTTCTAATACCGACATTGACGACATCCTCGCCACTGCACAGATGCCCATAGAAAAGCTCAATATAAGTTTTACACATGTACACGACATCCTACCACTTGAAGGCAAAGCGATTAAGGACATCAACATTTGGAAAACGAATGTTCGTAACCTGAGGCACATTTCCACGGCACCTCTCGAAGTGATTCACCTCAATAATAAGTGGTCAGACTTACGCTATCTCGAGGGAATCAAAAGTTTGCGTACGGTTTACTTATCTCGCTATACATTTAATGAGGCTATCCTCAATAGAATTCAATCTCAAAAACCTCAGGAACTTGAACTCATTTTTGTGGATTAG